The Sus scrofa isolate TJ Tabasco breed Duroc chromosome 6, Sscrofa11.1, whole genome shotgun sequence region AGGAGCAGTGCTGACCTGCCCGGCCGGTGGCCTCCGCCACTGTGGCAGTGGCTCCGGAGAGGCTCCCGGGAGACAGAGCCAGAAGGGGGAAAGGGGTGACCAGGGTTGGCACAGCAGCCCTGAGCCGGCCCTTGGGAGCACCTGCCACAGAACGCGGACTAGAGGCAAGGTCCCCTCTGGGTGGGTTTCCCTCTCGCGGACTCGAGCCCCTACCTCCAGCCCTCCATCCTGCGCCCCAAGCGCGCCCCAGGCGTGAGGGGGCATGTGAGCACGGGCCTGGTCCCGCCACCCGCTTGGCACCTACATCGAGGATGAAGTCAGCGATGTCAGTGGGGCTGGTGGGCAGCGCACGGGGAGCCTGGGGGCGCGCTCGGCCAAACGGGGCATCTCGGCGCATCAGCGGCCTTCCTAGGGGGGCGCTCAGGGCCGCCAGCTCTTCTGGGTGGCGCAGTTGGTCCATGTCATAGGCATCCTGTGGACAGAGCGCCAGGGAGCTCAGCCGCGGGTCTGGGTGCCCTCCTGGGGCGGCCGGCAGGGGCCCCACAGAGACCCCCCCCACTCAGCACTTCAAGCCCCGTCCCCTCACCTggtcctcctccccgcccccctgctCATCGTAGTTGAGGATGTTGTCCCGGAGATCGTCCTGCAGCCCGTGCAGAAGCCCCTTGTCCCACGACTGCTGCCGGGACCGCGCCAGGAGGGCCACCAGCAGGGCGAGCACtaggtgggggatggggcggAGGTCGGGTGGGCATGGGGCAGGGGAGACGGAAGGGGCTGCGGGGGGCGTGGGTCCGAGCGCTGGGGTGCGCAGGCCGGCACTCACAGAGCAGCAGGATGACGCTGGCCAGCACGATGACCAGGGCCCCCAGGCTGATGCCGGCGCCGCCCGCCCGCAGCGCAGCGGCTCCTGGCAGGCAGGTGCCGTCCTGGCCACAGCGGCACACGGTCACGTTCAGGGGCTGCTCGCGCTGCTGCGGCGGCTGTCCTGAGTCCCGAAGCAGCAGGCTGAGGCGGTACAGACCCTCCTGGACCTGGTGCCGCAGCTGCAGGCGCGCATGGCTCACTGCAGAGGGCGCTCGCGGTCAGCAGGGGCGAGGCAGCAGCTCCGAGCTGCCCATCCACCTCCCGACCCCCTCTGTGCCTGTGCTTGGGGTGGGAGCCTGCTGCGTGGGGTTCCTGAGATGCTGGGGCTCTGCCTCCCCATCTGTCCATAGGGTGTGTCACCCATCCCTACCCGGCCCGCGGAGGCACCGCGGAGGGAGCCAGTGGGACCACGATGCGGAGTGACCCCGGCAGGCCCCAGGCTCTGGACCCGCAGGGGCGTGGGGAGAGCTCACCATTCACAGGGCTGAGGCTCCAGTTCCGGGCCAGCTCTGGAACCCTGGGGCTCAGCTGGAAGTGGAAGGGGGCCCCGTGGGGGGGGAGGTCCTCATCCGTGGCCCCCAGGAGAAGGCCGGAGCCCTGGTCTGGCGCGCTGCACAGGCTGCCCCAAGGCGGGGACAGCTCGGGGGCGTGGTCGTTGACCTCCAGGATCTCAATGGACAGGGTCCCAGTGGCCGTGCTGGGTGGTGAGGCTGCAGGCAGGACGGGCCTGGTGAGCCCTCGGCCCACGGGAACCCTCGCCTCCCCCCGCAGGCCTGCTCGGTGgagcccccagcccagagcccttGGGCAGCAGCGGGGGGCCCAGGCCGGGCTCCGCACTCACCATCGTCTTGGGCCAGGATGACGGCGCGATACCAGCCATCCTTGAGGAAGGGGGATGCGGGGCTGAGCACACGCTGCGTCTGGACCTGGCCAGTGGCCCCGTCCACGTGCAGCCAGTCTTCAGGGTCGTAGTCCTTGGAGTAGCTGttggggggcagggcagtgggTGGCCTTGGGCCCAAGTGCGACCCCAGGGGTGTGTCCCACGGAGACACACAGACACCTCTGAAGCTGGTTCTAGAGCCCTACGCGGCCCAAACAGCAGACGAAGAAACTGAGGGTCGGGAGGGCAGGCAAGCTGCTCAGGGCCCCCGGCCCCTGAGTGACAACAGGGTTCAACCGTGGCACCACGGGGACAGACCCAGATCCacggggccagggcagggggtgaAGTCCAAGGTGTTAACACCCAGTCCCACGGGAACAGCGGCTTCCCAGCGCGGCTGGGGAACGATGGAGGCCAAGTCAGCTGCGCCGGGgagagcccagccctgccccgccAGCAAGGCCGCATGAACACAAGCACATGCGTGGACGCTTGGTGACACACACGGATgagcccccaccctccaaccaCAGCGCAGACCTGCGGGAACCCGGGGCACAGGCCTCACACTCTGAGCTGTGCTGCCCTGGCTGGGGGTCCCCTCTGCTCAGCCGAGGCCCCCACCTGAGCCTCTGCGGCCGACGTGTGTCAGGGTCTCGGGCAGAGAAGGTGGCCACGGGGGTTCCTGGGGCTGCCCCCTCAGCCAGGCTGGCCCTTAGCGGGTTCTCCCGGAACACGGGGGGCTCGTTGACATCCCGCACCTGCACGCTGACCCTGGCCTGGCCCCGTTCAGCCCTGGGGGCGGCTGCCTGCAGGGGGGCCTCATTCTGCACCGCCACTTTGAGGGTGTACCGCTCGCAGCTCTCATAGTCCAGGGGCTGCAGGAAAGCAGAGGGGCGGCCCATCACGCCTCGGGGCCCTGCGCAGCGGGGGCGCCCCAGGCAGCTTGGGCTGGAGAGCCCTGCACACTGGCACTGCCGCCCTCCTCTGACCTCAGAGCCCCAACTTCCTTCTTTTCAgccttgggaaaataaaaataatgcaagacAAAAAGCACGAAGAAGACTGTAAAAACGACAAATACTCTTCACTCGAAATGAGTCTGTGGGGAGCTGTGTGGTCAGTTTTCTGTCACTTGGCTGGACTGTCCCCCTCAGTGACTCAGGGGGGCAGACACTCATCGGGCCCCATGCTTAAGCTGGCCATACAGAAACTTTAAACCAAGCGGCTTATCCTGGATAAGCGGGTGGGGAAGGGTCTTGTCTGTGGCTGGAAGCCTTTGAGAGCAAACGTGCCATCTCCCTGCAGAAGAAGGAACCCGGCCTCCAGGTGCGGCCTCAGCTCCTAGGCTTTCAGCCGGCCAGCTGCCACTCAGTGGCCCCAGGAACCATCGAAATCTCTCTCTGCACAAACATATGTGAGCTGCAGTGTGCACGCATAcgtgtgcatgcatgcgtgtgtaTAGCTGTGTGTGTAGCCGtgcgtgcgcatgtgtgtgtgcatgtgtggctGTGTGCGCatgcatgtgcacgtgtgtgcacgcgtgtgtgtaGCTGTGTGTGCACAGGCATGCAGAAATGTATCTCTTGCTGGTTCTCTCTCTGGTTTCAGGTCAGTCGACACGTGAGGTCTGCACGTGCTCACCGGGAACATGCGTCGAACGCCGGAAATAACCCCGAGCGGGTGGTGCTGCCCCGCCTCTCAGCCCTGTCGTCCTGTGTTGCGTGACCCAAGCCTGCAGTCCCCGCGCGCCAGGCCCTCTGGCTGCTCCTTCCTGAGGGGCCACGGACGCTTCCATCAGGTGGCCGGTGTGAGAGACGCCCGCCAGCTCACCTTCACCACGGACAGCACGCCCTCGTTGGTCCTGGGGTCCGTGCGGATGGCGAAGTGCCCCTGAGGGTCACCCTCCAAGATGGTGAACCTGGCCGCCCAGTTGGGGGAGCCGGGCAGGTCCCGGTCCTCCACCTCAAGCCGCCCCACGTCCACGCCGCTGACGGCCTCGGCGGCCTCCAGGAAGAACTGCAGAAACTCGGCCCCGTTACCCACAGGCCGGTCTCTCCCACCCACTGCCCACCCAAGCGCAGTCCTCTGGCCCAGGGGCCCGGGAACCACCGCCCCCCTCAGCTGCTGGCCAGGCAGGCACTGCCCTCTCCAAGGCAGGGCCACGGCCCCCACCACCAAGCTCCCGACGCTTGACGTGCTCACAAGCCACCTGTGCTGATCGGGGCCTTGAACCAACCATGCGGGGTGTCTCCTCCGGgctcccagccccccacccctcaccaggAGCCCCGACCAGGGCAGCCCCAAGCAGCGGCAGCGGGGCAAGGGCGGAGCCACCACCTCTTCCCCAGTGAACTCGGGGGCGTTGTCATTGACATCCTGGAGCGTGATGACAGCTGAGGCGGTGGCCGTGAGCCCGTCTCCAGACATGTCTGCCACCTGCAGGGTCAGGTTGTACACGGCGACCACCTGGGGACAGGTGACGCAGCATCAGGAGACTGGATGGAGCATGTGGCCAGGGCTGCGTGGCCACCTTAGGGCTTGGGGGCAGGGTAGGCACACCCCCTGCAGCTCAGCCCCCTGCCAGGCGCTCGTGGCTCTGAGACCCCAGGTGGCTCGAGTACCTGCCCTGCTCTGCAGTCCTGGGGCACAAGGTGCTGCCTGGCTTCTCAGTCCCACCACAGGACTGTCGACTCCAGGCTCTGCCCCAGCCTGTGAGCAGGCAGAAGAGCAGTGACCGAGTCAGATAAGCATTTACAGAGCGCCTGCTGCATGCAAGGTGCtagtccctgccctggggagcCGGGAGCAGTGGCAGAGAAAGGGGGCAAAGATCACCTCGCATGGTAAGTAGCCAGACAGAGCACCTGGGTGGCTGTGGGGAaccaaggagggcttcctggaggtgcaGATGCCACACGGAAAGG contains the following coding sequences:
- the CDH15 gene encoding cadherin-15 isoform X1, which gives rise to MDAALLLALGLLAQSVCLSLGVPGLRRPRTLYPWRRAPTQGRVRRAWVIPPISVSENHKRLPFPLVQIKSDKQQAGGVIYSIQGPGVDEEPQGVFSIDKFTGRVFLNALLDREKTDRFRLRAFALDLGGSTLEEPTDLEIVVVDQNDNRPVFRQEVFTGQVLEGAVPGTLVTRAEATDADDPETDNAALRYSILEQGGPQLFSIDALSGDIRTVQVGLDREVVAVYNLTLQVADMSGDGLTATASAVITLQDVNDNAPEFTGEEFFLEAAEAVSGVDVGRLEVEDRDLPGSPNWAARFTILEGDPQGHFAIRTDPRTNEGVLSVVKPLDYESCERYTLKVAVQNEAPLQAAAPRAERGQARVSVQVRDVNEPPVFRENPLRASLAEGAAPGTPVATFSARDPDTRRPQRLSYSKDYDPEDWLHVDGATGQVQTQRVLSPASPFLKDGWYRAVILAQDDASPPSTATGTLSIEILEVNDHAPELSPPWGSLCSAPDQGSGLLLGATDEDLPPHGAPFHFQLSPRVPELARNWSLSPVNVSHARLQLRHQVQEGLYRLSLLLRDSGQPPQQREQPLNVTVCRCGQDGTCLPGAAALRAGGAGISLGALVIVLASVILLLLLALLVALLARSRQQSWDKGLLHGLQDDLRDNILNYDEQGGGEEDQDAYDMDQLRHPEELAALSAPLGRPLMRRDAPFGRARPQAPRALPTSPTDIADFILDGLEAADSDPSVPPYDTALIYDYEGDGSVAGTLSSILSSLGDEDQDYSCLQDWGPRFARLADLYGPP
- the CDH15 gene encoding cadherin-15 isoform X2 → MDAALLLALGLLAQIKSDKQQAGGVIYSIQGPGVDEEPQGVFSIDKFTGRVFLNALLDREKTDRFRLRAFALDLGGSTLEEPTDLEIVVVDQNDNRPVFRQEVFTGQVLEGAVPGTLVTRAEATDADDPETDNAALRYSILEQGGPQLFSIDALSGDIRTVQVGLDREVVAVYNLTLQVADMSGDGLTATASAVITLQDVNDNAPEFTGEEFFLEAAEAVSGVDVGRLEVEDRDLPGSPNWAARFTILEGDPQGHFAIRTDPRTNEGVLSVVKPLDYESCERYTLKVAVQNEAPLQAAAPRAERGQARVSVQVRDVNEPPVFRENPLRASLAEGAAPGTPVATFSARDPDTRRPQRLSYSKDYDPEDWLHVDGATGQVQTQRVLSPASPFLKDGWYRAVILAQDDASPPSTATGTLSIEILEVNDHAPELSPPWGSLCSAPDQGSGLLLGATDEDLPPHGAPFHFQLSPRVPELARNWSLSPVNVSHARLQLRHQVQEGLYRLSLLLRDSGQPPQQREQPLNVTVCRCGQDGTCLPGAAALRAGGAGISLGALVIVLASVILLLLLALLVALLARSRQQSWDKGLLHGLQDDLRDNILNYDEQGGGEEDQDAYDMDQLRHPEELAALSAPLGRPLMRRDAPFGRARPQAPRALPTSPTDIADFILDGLEAADSDPSVPPYDTALIYDYEGDGSVAGTLSSILSSLGDEDQDYSCLQDWGPRFARLADLYGPP